The Danio rerio strain Tuebingen ecotype United States chromosome 1, GRCz12tu, whole genome shotgun sequence genome includes a region encoding these proteins:
- the sod3b gene encoding extracellular superoxide dismutase [Cu-Zn] isoform X2 has translation MIRFNILPLLAFLLSCHVLFCGSGSGLAYASNSDSLQAVCRMQPNTRLAPGMPRVYGHILFRQSGPKEKLSVTFRLYGLPADSQQPRAMHIHEYGDLSRGCDSTGGHYNPLNVNHPQHPGDFGNFVPINKKIRQSLDSPATLFGKLSIAGRSVVIHEGKDDLGRGGNVGSLLNGNAGGRLACCVIGLRNPQN, from the coding sequence ATGATACGCTTCAACATTTTACCCCTTCTGGCATTCCTGCTCAGTTGCCATGTGCTCTTCTGTGGATCAGGCTCAGGTCTGGCATATGCTTCAAACAGTGATTCCCTTCAGGCCGTATGCAGAATGCAGCCTAACACTCGACTAGCGCCTGGCATGCCTCGTGTGTACGGTCACATTTTATTCAGACAGTCTGGCCCAAAGGAAAAGCTGAGCGTGACTTTCAGGCTCTATGGTCTCCCTGCGGACAGTCAGCAGCCCAGAGCCATGCACATTCATGAGTATGGAGACTTAAGCAGGGGCTGCGACTCTACAGGTGGGCATTACAATCCCCTCAACGTCAACCATCCACAACATCCAGGGGACTTTGGCAACTTTGTGCCCATTAACAAGAAGATTCGGCAGTCACTGGACTCCCCTGCAACTCTCTTTGGGAAACTTTCAATAGCCGGCCGGTCTGTTGTCATTCATGAGGGAAAGGATGATTTGGGCAGAGGTGGGAATGTGGGAAGCTTGCTGAATGGCAACGCTGGAGGGCGACTGGCATGCTGTGTTATTGGACTGAGAAACCCCCAAAATTAA
- the sod3b gene encoding extracellular superoxide dismutase [Cu-Zn] isoform X1 — protein MPFQLQPNTGEDMIRFNILPLLAFLLSCHVLFCGSGSGLAYASNSDSLQAVCRMQPNTRLAPGMPRVYGHILFRQSGPKEKLSVTFRLYGLPADSQQPRAMHIHEYGDLSRGCDSTGGHYNPLNVNHPQHPGDFGNFVPINKKIRQSLDSPATLFGKLSIAGRSVVIHEGKDDLGRGGNVGSLLNGNAGGRLACCVIGLRNPQN, from the exons atgcccttccagctgcaacccaatactg GTGAAGACATGATACGCTTCAACATTTTACCCCTTCTGGCATTCCTGCTCAGTTGCCATGTGCTCTTCTGTGGATCAGGCTCAGGTCTGGCATATGCTTCAAACAGTGATTCCCTTCAGGCCGTATGCAGAATGCAGCCTAACACTCGACTAGCGCCTGGCATGCCTCGTGTGTACGGTCACATTTTATTCAGACAGTCTGGCCCAAAGGAAAAGCTGAGCGTGACTTTCAGGCTCTATGGTCTCCCTGCGGACAGTCAGCAGCCCAGAGCCATGCACATTCATGAGTATGGAGACTTAAGCAGGGGCTGCGACTCTACAGGTGGGCATTACAATCCCCTCAACGTCAACCATCCACAACATCCAGGGGACTTTGGCAACTTTGTGCCCATTAACAAGAAGATTCGGCAGTCACTGGACTCCCCTGCAACTCTCTTTGGGAAACTTTCAATAGCCGGCCGGTCTGTTGTCATTCATGAGGGAAAGGATGATTTGGGCAGAGGTGGGAATGTGGGAAGCTTGCTGAATGGCAACGCTGGAGGGCGACTGGCATGCTGTGTTATTGGACTGAGAAACCCCCAAAATTAA